One part of the Pecten maximus chromosome 1, xPecMax1.1, whole genome shotgun sequence genome encodes these proteins:
- the LOC117321036 gene encoding protocadherin Fat 4-like yields the protein MGFSAQETDENDNSPKFVQSSYNARIPENSLQGKTVVNVSATDDDATSPNNIIRYYIENGGSDKFRMNAINGIITIDLNVKFDRETQDLYNLTVIAADIGTPPRTGTTTLFVSITDVNDEIPQFGQTTYRAEVKENITVGKIIKTCNASDADEDSNLKYTISHYSATDTCISGVPVNSTLVQNMFDVHESNGSVFVSDSLDRETASQVVITILVNDTMCAEHCPQTSTAILTVNIKAVYEVSFPESSTKTDAITVTATGVVSTGDGTYCVCLTTYQLYT from the exons ATGGGTTTTTCAGCACAGGAAACG GACGAGAATGACAATTCCCCGAAGTTTGTACAAAGTAGCTATAACGCCAGGATACCTGAAAACTCATTACAAG GTAAAACCGTCGTCAATGTGTCAGCAACAGATGATGATGCCACCAGCCCCAACAACATAATACGATACTATATTGAAAATGGAGGATCCGATAAGTTCCGAATGAATGCAATCAATGGCATCATTACGATTGATCTGAATGTAAAATTCGATAGAGAAACACAAGACTTGTACAATCTGACCGTGATAGCTGCTGACATCGGAACTCCTCCACGTACAGGAACGACAACTCTATTTGTCTCAATTACGGATGTCAACGACGAAATTCCCCAATTCGGCCAGACAACCTATAGGGCGGAAGTGAAAGAAAACATTACCGTCggaaaaatcatcaaaacaTGCAATGCTTCTGATGCTGATGAGGACAGTAATCTGAAATACACAATATCACATTATTCAGCGACggatacatgtatttcaggTGTCCCTGTCAACAGCACTCTGGTACAG AACATGTTTGATGTACACGAATCCAATGGTTCTGTGTTTGTGAGTGACAGTCTTGACAGAGAAACAGCCAGTCAAGTAGTGATTACTATTCTTGTGAACGACACCATGTGTGCTGAGCATTGTCCACAGACATCTACAG CAATACTGACCGTTAATATAAAGGCTGTGTATGAGGTGTCCTTTCCAGAGTCTTCTACAAAGACAGACGCCATCACCGTCACAGCTACTGGTGTTGTCAGCACAGGAGACGGTACGTATTGCGTGTGTTTAACGACATATCAATTATATACGTAA
- the LOC117324390 gene encoding uncharacterized protein LOC117324390: MTRLTQLVTFLFVLFSIDSVWLQQLPPQFPPTMFAFMPENKTNGSLIKSFDVTDADNDVITLDIYDEFTRSSVYLVQSNSRRGFVTGNVYLINPANFDFDRGRREVNLGFTANDGQNTVRYEQ; the protein is encoded by the exons ATGACGAGGCTAACACAACTTGTGACTTTcctgtttgttttattttctatag ATTCAGTCTGGCTACAGCAATTACCACCCCAGTTTCCACCCACTATGTTTGCATTTATGCCGGAGAACAAGACAAACG GTTCCCTCATCAAATCATTTGATGTCACTGACGCCgataatgacgtcattacaCTTGATATATATGATGAGTTCACTCGCTCAAGCGTCTACCTAGTTCAGTCCAATAGCCGTAGAGGGTTTGTGACAGGAAATGTCTACCTCATCAACCCGGCCAATTTCGACTTCGACAGG GGAAGGAGGGAAGTGAACTTAGGTTTTACAGCAAATGATGGCCAGAACACGGTAAGATATGAACAGTGA